The Acutalibacter muris genomic sequence CGGGGAGCCGGTGGAATCCACCGGCGTGCCCATGAGCGTGGAGCTTGGGCCCGGCCTTATCACCAGCATTTATGACGGCATCCAGCGCCCGCTGGACGACATCATGAAGATCTCCGGCAACAACCTCCAGCGCGGCGTTGAGGTTCCCTCTCTGAAGCGGGACCTGGAGTGGGACTTCGTTCCCACCAAGAAGGCCGGCGACGAGGTAGCTCCCGGCGACATCATCGGCACCGTGCAGGAAACAGAAGTGGTTTCTCACAAGATAATGGTGCCCGTGGGCATCGAGGGCAAGATAACCGAGATAAAGGCCGGAAAGTACAAGGTCACCGACATGGTGGCCACCGTGGAGACCAAGGACGGCCCCAAGCAGGTGGGCCTTATGCAGAAGTGGCCTGTCCGCCAGGGGCGGCCCTATAAGCAGAAGCTCTCCCCCAATATGCCCCTGGTCACCGGCCAGCGGGTGGTGGACACCATGTTCCCCATCGCAAAGGGCGGCGTGGCGGCGGTCCCCGGCCCCTTCGGCTCGGGCAAGACCGTTATCCAGCACCAGCTGGCAAAGTGGGCGGAGGCTGATATCGTGGTCTATATCGGCTGCGGCGAGCGCGGCAACGAGATGACCGACGTTCTGAACGAGTTCCCGGAGCTGGTGGACCCCAAAACCGGCAAGTCCCTGATGGAGCGCACGGTGCTTATCGCCAACACCTCCGATATGCCCGTGGCGGCCCGGGAGGCCTCCGTCTACACCGGCATCACCATCGCCGAATATTTCCGCGACATGGGCTACTCCGTGGCCCTGATGGCCGACTCCACCTCCCGCTGGGCCGAGGCCCTTCGAGAGATGTCCGGCCGTCTGGAGGAGATGCCTGGCGAGGAGGGCTACCCCACATACCTTGGCAGCCGTCTTGCGCAGTTCTACGAGCGCGCCGGCTATGTCAAGACTCTGGGCGGCGACGACCGCGAGGGCTCCCTGTCCGTTATCGGCGCTGTCTCCCCCTCCGGCGGCGACAACTCCGACCCGGTGGTTCAGGCTACCCTGCGTATAGTAAAGGTGTTCTGGGGCCTGGATTCCGCTCTGGCCCAGCAGCGCCACTTCCCGGCCATCAACTGGCTGACCAGCTATTCACTGTACCTGGACAATATCGCAGAGTGGTTTAACAACAAGGTTGCCCCGGACTGGATAGATATGCGTACAAAGCTTATGGGGCTTTTGCAGGACGAATCTGAATTGCAGGAAATCGTACAGCTGGTCGGTATGGACGCTTTGAGCGCCCCCGAGCGCCTGAAGCTGGAGGTCGCAAGGTCTATCCGCGAGGACTTCCTGCACCAGAACTCCTTCGACGAGGTGGACACCTACACTCCCCTTGACAAGCAGCACAAGATGATGCAGCTGATAGCCGCCTACTACGACAAGGCTTTGGCCGCCCTGAACGCCGGGGCAGATATCCAGAAGCTCATCGACCTGCCGGTTAGAGAGCAGATAGGCCGCTATAAGTACACCCTGCCCGAGAACGCTGCCTCCACCTTTGACCAGGTGATGACAGAGCTCGATAAGGAAGTAAACGAAGCTAAAAACGCAAAGGAGGACTTCTAATGCCAAAGGAATATAGGACTATCCAGGAAGTGGCAGGCCCTCTTATGCTGGTGCGCGACGTGGAGAACGTGGCGTATGACGAGCTTGCGGAGATAGAGCTGGCAAACGGCGAGCGCCGCCGTTGCCGCGTCCTGGAGATAAACGAGGGCAACGCCCTGGTGCAGCTCTTTGAAAACTCCACAGGTATCAACCTCAGCAATTCAAAGGTGCGTTTCCTGGGCCACAGCATGGAGCTGGGGGTCAGCGAGGATATGCTGGGCCGCGTGTTCGACGGCCTGGGCCGCCCCATTGACGACGGCCCGGAAATCCTGCCGGATATGCGCGTTGACATCAACGGTCTGCCCATGAACCCCGCCGCCCGCAACTATCCCCAGGAGTTCATCCAGACCGGCGTTTCCGCTATCGACGGACTGAACACCCTGGTCCGCGGCCAGAAGCTGCCCATCTTCTCCGCCTCCGGCCTGCCCCACGCCCAGCTGGCAGCCCAGATTGCCCGCCAGGCAAAGGTGCGCGGCACCAACGACCCCTTCGTGGTGGTCTTCGCGGCCATGGGCATCACCTTTGAGGAGTCAAACTTCTTTGTGCAGAGCTTTAGGGAGACCGGCGCTATTGACCGCACGGTTATGTTTG encodes the following:
- a CDS encoding V-type ATP synthase subunit A; amino-acid sequence: MSNGTIKKIAGPLVIAKGMRDANMFDVVRVSERRLIGEIIEIHGDEASIQVYEETSGLAPGEPVESTGVPMSVELGPGLITSIYDGIQRPLDDIMKISGNNLQRGVEVPSLKRDLEWDFVPTKKAGDEVAPGDIIGTVQETEVVSHKIMVPVGIEGKITEIKAGKYKVTDMVATVETKDGPKQVGLMQKWPVRQGRPYKQKLSPNMPLVTGQRVVDTMFPIAKGGVAAVPGPFGSGKTVIQHQLAKWAEADIVVYIGCGERGNEMTDVLNEFPELVDPKTGKSLMERTVLIANTSDMPVAAREASVYTGITIAEYFRDMGYSVALMADSTSRWAEALREMSGRLEEMPGEEGYPTYLGSRLAQFYERAGYVKTLGGDDREGSLSVIGAVSPSGGDNSDPVVQATLRIVKVFWGLDSALAQQRHFPAINWLTSYSLYLDNIAEWFNNKVAPDWIDMRTKLMGLLQDESELQEIVQLVGMDALSAPERLKLEVARSIREDFLHQNSFDEVDTYTPLDKQHKMMQLIAAYYDKALAALNAGADIQKLIDLPVREQIGRYKYTLPENAASTFDQVMTELDKEVNEAKNAKEDF